A single region of the Sorghum bicolor cultivar BTx623 chromosome 9, Sorghum_bicolor_NCBIv3, whole genome shotgun sequence genome encodes:
- the LOC8074583 gene encoding LOW QUALITY PROTEIN: auxin-responsive protein IAA19 (The sequence of the model RefSeq protein was modified relative to this genomic sequence to represent the inferred CDS: inserted 1 base in 1 codon), translating to MRGAEEKALPLARSATSHCHGAGALSVSSFFNKAPPPPAPLQTNEQKEASHLARSLAFLLCFCFPSDSESPQPQPXPLPSPPPATPMPPPLEARDFLGAGATSSCCSSSCSSGGDGTVPHLALRLGLPGSDSPGRGAQAEHAHVDAALTLGPAPAPAPPRGGAKRGFADSLDRSAKRDGAAADDDAAGGVTGEDKGVAAAAAGAPPAAKAQVVGWPPVRSYRKNTLAASATKTKVEDEGRSEAGCCYVKVSMDGAPYLRKVDLKTYSSYENLSLGLEKMFSCFITGQNSSCKTSRRDRFTDGSRADALQDQEYVLTYEDKDADWMLVGDLPWDLFTTICRKLRIMRGSDAAGMAPRSLEQIARNK from the exons ATGCGGGGAGCAGAAGAGAAAGCGCTTCCTCTCGCCCGGTCGGCCACTTCTCACTGTCATGGTGCCGGTGCCCTCTCCGTCTCCTCCTTCTTTAACaaggcaccaccaccaccagcacctCTCCAGACGAACGAACAAAAAGAGGCCTCGcacctcgctcgctcgctcgccttCCTGCTGTGCTTCTGCTTCCCCAGCGACAGCGAGTCTCCTCAACCTCAGC CTCCCCTCCCTTCGCCGCCGCCTGCGACTCCGATGCCGCCGCCGCTCGAGGCGCGCGACTTCCTCGGCGCCGGCGCCACCTCGTCGTGCTGCTCGTCGTCCTGCTCCTCCGGCGGCGATGGGACGGTGCCGCACCTCGCGCTGCGGCTCGGGCTCCCGGGGTCCGACTCCCCCGGCCGAGGCGCGCAGGCGGAGCACGCCCACGTGGACGCCGCGCTCACCCTCggccccgcccccgcccccgcgccGCCCAGGGGAGGCGCCAAGCGCGGGTTCGCCGACTCCCTCGACCGGTCCGCGAAGCGGGACGGTGCTGCGGCGGATGACGACGCTGCTGGGGGCGTAACTGGGGAGGATAAGGGGGTAGCTGCGGCCGCTGCCGGAGCTCCGCCGGCTGCCAA GGCACAAGTTGTTGGATGGCCACCTGTTAGGAGCTACCGAAAGAATACACTAGCTGCAAGTGCCACAAAGACAAAGGTGGAAGATGAAGGTAGGAGTGAGGCGGGATGCTGTTATGTTAAGGTCAGCATGGATGGAGCCCCATACCTAAGGAAGGTAGACCTCAAGACCTATTCAAGCTATGAGAATCTCTCGCTTGGTCTGGAGAAAATGTTCAGCTGCTTCATCACTG GTCAAAACAGTTCTTGCAAGACATCAAGAAGGGATAGGTTTACTGATGGTTCTAGGGCTGATGCCCTTCAGGACCAAGAATATGTCCTTACTTACGAAGATAAAGATGCTGACTGGATGCTTGTTGGTGATCTGCCCTGGGA CTTGTTCACCACAATTTGTCGGAAACTAAGAATCATGAGAGGCTCTGATGCTGCTGGCATGG CTCCAAGATCACTGGAACAGATAGCTCGGAACAAATAA
- the LOC8063581 gene encoding transcription factor SOX-4 has product MSRAAQAGGGGAGAGGAARLKASPRALFSCGIFSTCTHPALSPTATPNNNVVPGSGGGGGGGIKGGGGSGTPCAEASSASPVAAEAAAAAATPLPPQRQHQRAQQRNIGPSSSSSSSSSSASQSFTQWRLPVHHPPHASASASGSASASGAGASGDALLSAEEKFATGEVVAALRTVEREMEAAARPVPAGVVAGVVAAVREPATARLAAKVLLVVLLEEGNRETAVEAGAASAAVEAVAASGPAGATAERALAALELLCTAPGGAPAVRREALAAPVLARAVEGMAGRGRECAIGVLAAIYGGAGGEDGASSSPPPPEVVKAVVAAMQGECSARGRRKGAQLLRALQEGGRLGLAWDGVGDQ; this is encoded by the coding sequence ATGAGTCGCGCGGCGCAGGCAGGAGGAGGCGGGGCCGGGGCCGGAGGGGCGGCGAGGCTCAAGGCGTCGCCGCGGGCGCTCTTCTCCTGCGGCATCTTCAGCACCTGCACGCACCCCGCGCTAAGCCCCACGGCGACGCCCAACAACAATGTGGTGCCGgggagtggtggtggtggtggtggtggcatcAAGGGCGGTGGCGGCTCGGGTACGCCCTGCGCTGAGGCGTCGTCCGCGTCGCCGGTGGCGGCGGAggcagcggcggcagcggccACGCCACTGCCTCCGCAGCGGCAGCACCAGCGAGCGCAGCAGAGGAACATcgggccgtcgtcgtcgtcttcctcgtcgtcctcgtccgCGTCGCAGAGCTTCACGCAGTGGAGGCTGCCGGTGCACCACCCGCCGcacgcgtcggcgtcggcgtcggggtcCGCGTCCGCGAGCGGAGCGGGCGCGTCCGGGGACGCGCTGCTGAGCGCGGAGGAGAAGTTCGCCACGGGGGAGGTGGTGGCGGCGCTGCGGACGGTGGAGCGGGAGATGGAGGCCGCCGCGAGGCCGGTCCCCGCGGGGGTGGTGGCCGGGGTGGTCGCCGCGGTGCGGGAGCCCGCCACGGCGAGGCTCGCCGCCAAGGTGCTGCTCGTcgtgctgctggaggagggcaaCAGGGAGACGGCCGTGGAGGCCGGGGCAGCGTCGGCGgccgtggaggcggtggcggcgtCCGGGCCCGCGGGGGCCACGGCCGAGCGCGCGCTGGCCGCGCTCGAGCTCCTCTGCACGGCCCCCGGTGGCGCACCGGCGGTGCGGAGGGAGGCCCTCGCGGCGCCGGTGCTGGCAAGGGCGGTGGAGGGGATGGCCGGCCGCGGTCGGGAGTGCGCCATCGGCGTCCTGGCCGCCATCTACGGTGGCGCTGGCGGTGAGGACGGGGCCtcgtcctcgccgccgccgccagaggtggtgaaggcggtggtggcggcgaTGCAGGGTGAGTGCAGCGCGCGTGGACGGCGCAAGGGCGCGCAGCTGCTGCGCGCGCTGCAGGAGGGCGGCCGCCTCGGGCTCGCGTGGGACGGCGTCGGCGATCAGTGA